From Malaya genurostris strain Urasoe2022 chromosome 2, Malgen_1.1, whole genome shotgun sequence:
gttttctcaatttacttaataaaatgcacattgattgtatgagaTGAGATCAATgttaagaatacttattccccctccttcttgtgaatatttctgtgaacctcacttagttgctataaatactcgtaaagaagtactaatttatcgtaaaactcgataaattttcccttacactttccatattcggggcacttgctacactccatcaccctcaaaataaccttataatctattttgatttaacttcctttttgtcagtgaacttactacagatcttctccatgattaccctgagtagtgaaGAAAGTAtatgtgcttttcaaaaaatatcgattcccacctttggcacatgtgccaaacttggtggcgattcatttagttgtttcgtagttatgctgagatttaaatacactcgcgttcataggcagacaaagattattttcccctagttctttgaatttctcggcaaaatggaaccatatgttttgaaatcatttaaagaaaattgcgttgaattcaaataaacaacagcaatactacctactacgaccttgaaattcttgtcactctcttgttttacataaaaTGGcagatgaaaatttgttttcaaaaaccccttcttctactctaaatgtcgattctcttcaaattatataaatttcgttaTTGCCCCCctcccccatgttaaggacacttgctacatacTGTTCCCCTgaaaatgatcatctctgaagagcaagaagtatctgtgccaagtttagtAGCAATCCATTCAGTACTTTCAGAGTTataccattacaaacattacaccaccctttttagaggcacttgctacatccaccccccatataatcatatctaataaatgcaaaatgtttctaaggtcttaaaaaatatcgattttcgtcaagttatatgaattttttcataactcCTTTTTGCTAcgcttccccccccccccccccccctcattgactaaaaattgacgaaaatgacaataaattactgtcactctcagcttcgcttgcaaactatgagaacgaaatccatgtccagtcaatgacataagcgggagagtagtttcaaagttgtgttttttctttcatttgccctttcagtcatttgctgttttcagtgaaaatcccatagtatgcagtgtcgatattcaaccgaagctgtgggaattgaaaatgacagaaaaaggtttcacaattacttttacctgttggtgctcgaatttctaGTagctttggtttccaaagaagttctgggatgtaattacttcgatttgccataatttagtcactttttatagccaagcgtcacagtttttcaacaaatcgatgaacgaatgagaattgaaattctgctgatgctccctgaagacgttagtttggtttcgtcttgtcatagaggaaagagtgacgttggcaattatactctctcattttttagatgagaatcgaaaatgcctCGTCTCTcttcgtatatatatatatatatatatatatatatatatatatatatatatatatatatatatatatgtatataaatatatatatatatatatatatatatatatatatatatatatatatatatatatatatatatatatatatatatatatatatatatatgtatataaatggatgtaagtttgtatgtttgtaacgccataacttcggaacttctGACCGGATTACCATCAAAcctggcacaggtacttctagcttttcagagatggtttaaggagtatttatataggggagggagcatagcaagtgtcataatcaAGGGGGGtcgtgaaaaaattcatataacttgacaagaatcgatacgttttgaagaccatagaaacattttgcataccttagatatggctgtacgggggggaggggggtttcggactacttaacggattgctatcaaacttggcacatgtacttcttgctcttcagagatgatcataagcagagcttaaaattgtcacgcattctcaatgaaagaaatcattccaacagtctcattttcaatattttactgtctcattcgtaaatgaccgaccccagaacaaacgaagagagacgaggcattttcgattctcatctaaaaaatgagagagtataattgccaacgtctctctttcctctatgacaagacgaaaccaaactaacgtcttcagggagcatcagcagaatttcaattctcattcgttcatcgatttgttgaaaaactgtgacgcttggctataaaaagtgactaaattatggcaaatcgaagtaattacatcccagaacttctttggaaaccaaagctACtagaaattcgagcaccaacaggtaaaagtaattgtgaaacctttttctgtcattttcaattcccacagcttcggttgaatatcgacactgcatactatgggattttcactgaaaacagcaaatgactgaaagggcaaatgaaagaaaaaacacaactttgaaactactctcccgcttatgtcattgactggacatggatttcgttctcatagtttgcaagcgaagctgagagtgacagtaatttattgtcattttcgtcaatttttagtcaatgaggggggggggggggaagcgTAGCAAAAAGgagttatgaaaaaattcatataacttgacgaaaatcgatattttttaagaccttagaaacattttgcatttattagatatgattatatggggggtggatgtagcaagtgcctctaaaaagggtggtgtaatgtttgtaatggtatAACTCTGAAAGTACTGAATGGATTGCTactaaacttggcacagatacttcttgctcttcagagatgatcattttcAGGGGAACAgtatgtagcaagtgtccttaacatgggggagGGGGGCAAtaacgaaatttatataatttgaagagaatcgacatttagagtagaagaaggggtttttgaaaacaaattttcatctgCCAttttatgtaaaacaagagagtgacaagaatttcaaggtcgtagtaggtagtattgctgttgtttatttgaattcaacgcaattttctttaaatgatttcaaaacatatggttccattttgccgagaaattcaaagaactaggggaaaataatctttgtctgcctatgaacgcgagtgtatttaaatctcagcataactacgaaacaactaaatgaatcgccaccaagtttggcacatgtgccaaaggtgggaatcgatattttttgaaaagcacataTACTTTCttcactactcagggtaatcatggagaagatctgtagtaagttcactgacaaaaaggaagttaaatcaaaatagattataaggttattttgagggtgatggagtgtagcaagtgccccgaatatggaaagtgtaagggaaaatttatcgagttttacgataaattagtacttctttacgagtatttatagcaactaagtgaggttcacagaaatattcacaagaaggagggggaataagtattcttaacATTGATCTCAtctcatacaatcaatgtgcattttattaagtaaattgagaaaactgtcgactacaggtgattgaaataagtttacaacaacatttgtgttTACTGAATCGCTATTCTATAGGTTTTTCTCTCCGGTGAACGACAAAAATTGttgaagccggggtaaaataaatgatatataaaaGTTATTTTACAGTACGAATGTAGTAATGAAGTTAAACAGcccttcgttataaaataatcattatcagatggagaACGTTGAGGAATTTCGTGATGatgttataaaaatttttataaagaggggagagtagcaagtgtttataaCCATgtaagccaaaggtattgtagatcgaatgtgacgaggaagtacggatgTACGTTACAAGTACATATACATAATAattcaagtacgttacaagcacatatacatatgaaactcgtaggttactaagaaggtatttatagagagaaaggtgtctTAAATGTTTTAACAAAAGGATTCAAATATagaactgacccaatttgtctaGAATAccctgaaaattatgattattgtgagatctgagatggtacaCTGATcattgaacatgaacggaggattgttcaatcgggttgccgtctaagttatgtttcactacaatcagagtatttcactaagcaggacaactttgaGAATTcttttcggccttcccttcacgaaacaattccgagcaacgccgggtaattcagctagtatctgAAACAACTTGCAAATCATCTAGCCTTCGACGGCAGAGTACTCGGAAGAAATAGCGTAGTAATGCCAGCTGAGGACTTAGATCTTAGATCCTAAAGTGGTGTTTCTTTGAAAACAAATCTTGACGTAATCACAGACGCAGTGATTTTCAATCATTcgtcaaaaataccaaaaacgaAGGCTAGTTTAAGAAGTTTTATGGCGAGTCGTATCATCCGTATACAGTCGTATATATCcatttatatacatatatatatatatatatatatatatatatatatatatatatatatatatatatatatatatatatatatattcatatatatatatatatatatatatatatatatatatatatatatatatatatatatatatatatatatatatatatatatatatatatatagattacacAACGACAGATTCTATTGAGCAACATCATTTTTTGttataattataaaatatttacaaaCCCAATCAGAAAGACCAATATCAGATTTCCATAGTTTGCCTGATTTTTGTATGACTTATTGAAGTGATCAATAATAttcgacaacaacaacagtcaTTTTCATCCACTTCACCTCAAATCTCACTTCCTTCGCGTGGGGACGTAAAATACGAAGGGCCCTACCAATCATTGCCATCCAGGGTGAGATAGGGCTCGTACAGGGCCGCCAAGAGGAAAAAAATTCACTCCATCTCCAAAGGTTTGatcatgaataataagaaaCACTTAGATTTCCGGACCGCTGAAAAAGTCCCGATAGTCTCCACTAAATTATATTGGGACGTACTACACTATTTCGAAAGTCAATATGTCGCTAGTCTGAATTAACTAGTAGTAGAATGTGTTCAATAATGTGACACACGAAAACATAACAATCATATAAGATAGTAaaatgcatttttattttttcatctgtCACCTTACAGCTAACGACAAAATTCACTCCTGTGGATCATAGATCCGTCCGATAAACACCGGATACCGTTCTCTCTTGTCGACGATCATCACCAGAAACGGTTGATCCACATTGAAACGAATCTCCCGGTATTCAGGGGTAATACTCAGCGGTACAATCGATAGCGACGCGACCGAGGTGGCCTTCGTTCCCAGCTCATCCACACTCAGATAGGTCCGCTGAGTGACGTCAGATACCACGGTTGCCTCGTTGCTGAGATATCTTAAGGCGTCACCATCGTGGAAGATCGAACCCACACCAAGCCGTTCGAGGGCTCCATTCAGGGATACCGAGTCGGTGACTGTGAATTTCGGTAGATGTACATTCACCTTAGTTTTGATATACGACGTGTCAAGTTCGGCCAACACTCGGGCCAGATCTTCCGGACGCAGCTGGCGGAATGAGGCTTCCAGCTGGTGTCGTTGAGTAGGCAGGAAAATTAACATTGCCAGTGTATCGCCTTCGTAGGGAAGCTCTACCCACCGGAGCCCGTTATCGTCCGGGAAATTTATTTCCCCATACCGTAGCTTGTTCAACTGGTACATGCTATTAACCTGCTGACCGTGTCCGGGAGCAGCTTCGAACTTGGCTGGTTCGGTTTGGATGAAAGCATATTTCCACTTGCCCTTGAAGTAAATGGAATTGGCGAGCAGCAGTCGCGTATCAGGACTGACAGATCCTAGTGAAGAgataaaatgtgaatcaattttacTCTATGAAAAAAACAGCATTTCAGTGTGACAAACCAGGACTGACGATCTCATTGATAAGATGATGGGTCTTTTCCGAAACCCATTTGTTCGCAATTCGGGCGGCCTGATTTGGCTGACGAAAATCTATAGCTAGGACTTCCACATTTCGAAGACGGGCGTCTTCCGAGTACGTTTTGTTCAGCTTCAGGTCTCCCGCTACAAAGTTAACGGATGCAAACTCCACGGTGTTTACGGAAGATTTCGACACATCTCGAAGTGATTTCGTTAGTTTATCGAGTTGCTCGGGGTAAAGTCGTATAGCCTTGAGCAATTGTTGTTTGGTTGTTGGATTGGCCACATCGACCAAGTTCGCGAGGAGTAACTGAGGCAGTAGTGGACTTATTACCGAGTCCCCATTGTTTGGACCACCGATACTCTAGAATTAGAGAGATATATAAAACAATCACCGTTACATATTCCCCTTATGAAACTCACTCTGCAAAGGTTCAAGGCGAATTCCGTTGCTTGATATCCCGGAGTATTCACCATAACGGCCGGCATCTCTTCATCATAGTCACTGGTCTCTTCGTTCGGAGTTGGTCTTCTATTTGGTGCAGGGTTCTGTGACTGCTGTCCAAGTTGACCCGTTGGCCTTGCATTCTGGGTTTTTTGACCCGCCGTAGGCCTCTGAGAACCACTATTCGCTTGTATCGTGCTGGTCTTGGGAACCGGTATTGATACGCGAACATTATCGTGAGGATTGTAGTTGAAGACTATTTCCACCACTTCGACTGTACTGGTCGGAACCGTACCAGTGGTTGGTGATGGTTCGCTCCTCCGCACGGGAACTTCCGGGCTGGATGTTTCTGTAGGGAAATGAAAATTACTGGGCTCGGGTTGATCTTGAATTGAATCTGTACTACTACGGTCTACTCCGCAACCCACAGCTCCAAGTTGGAATCCTGACTTTGTTCGACACAGTTGCATATCCGGATAGGACCGAATCGCTTGAGCGACTACGTCACAACAAGTTTCCGGACTGTAGGAGGCGCATATCGGGCTAAATGCTTGATAAGAGGCAAAAACTGTTGAAGGAAGGATGAATGTATCCGACTTCTTATGGTTTCTGGAGGTGTTGACTGGTTAAACTTACGGTTTCCCCTGGCAGCTGCCGAGCAGTAGTTGTGCCATATCTGACGGTTCTGAACTTGTACGTTGGTTTGAGCGTGCACCAACGAAATGACGAGTGCAACAactaaaaacgaaaacaaaataagGACAGTTGTAATCATTTCGTACTTAACTTTACATGTAGATTTTGTATCAAAAAACACTTTCTATTGTTTGAGCTAAGTGCAGAACATTTTTAACCACCAttttttaaccatttttttttcaaagatctaTTGTCGAAAATGATGAAAATCTATTGTCTGGGTCTCGATACggatttttttagtattttcatTGGAAAATTTGACATAAGAGAAACTTTGGGCACGCATATTCAACAGAAAAACAAGTTatatttgaattttcgtttttccttACTGCGAAAAAGATTTTCATAACAAGGCTAGGTCTAATCTATATTAGTTAAAAAAATCACAGAAATGTTCCCTCAACAGTCGACGCGCCGGTGAATATTAGAATATATTTAGGAAAGAATACATGAGAgagattcatgcgaagagaatgtgattCACTCGCACCAACTTCTTTAAACAAACGCGCACTCTCAAAGTCTTTGTATTCGACACTGAGGAGAAGTGCGCTCTCCTCCTATATTCGTCAGCTGCATCCtcagtgtaggcatgaaacttaCGcgttggtgtatcactctagtgaaatgccatcagtgttgggaaaaaatcaaaatttcgaagatCGCGCCGAAATCACAAATGATTTTCAGAcacaaaaatcatcgatcagaaaactcacagCAGAAAAGTTTAGTAGTGATATTTTGATACGTGATTTTATCAGAAACCGATTTTACAtgacaaaaaatcagttgtgaaagttCACTAGTGAACATTTTCGTCgatgatattcaagaaaaaagttTGCACATTGAgtatatgagcaattccagaaataagtagacgaaaaagggacaaaatcagaatcgatctTCTCCAACTTtgcagtatgacaaaccataagttttgaaccgatggagaggtcaatccgactcacgactgatatttaaaaaaggcgtatgtatttttgcaattcacagaaattgcctttttcaaatctttgtaactcggaaaccgttaattgtacaaaattgGCGTTCAGGAAAAAGttatagggaatcgattgggcactataaaaataatatacactgaaatttttttttgattttttttcaataattacaaaataatccgaaaaagttaaatgaaaaaaaaccatCCGTGCTTTGCGAAAAATGAAGAATTTACAGttgaaacaatttacagatatattcgaaatttcaagttctcgttgaaagataatcatttaaggggcgggtagggtctaacacttttgaaaaattatttattattttctttatattttcttatagtaaaacatctcaagaatattctgtgaaattttcaagtctatcggaacaaaactctggaagttatgggcctttacttttgcttatctcatactgtagAGAAGTAAGAGCTTGGCACCCAGGcgcaagatttctgcttcgtttGACTTAAAAAACCTGCCAAAAcattcttttaatgtttgattataacaaattataaaggaaaaaatatgattttttgaaaatgttatcccttgagtaataaattgtttccattgattttatagataaaaaaatttcaaaacgcgttttctcgaaagcaggttttgaaagtccgtgtccatcgtcattcaaaaactactgaaccaattttgttcaaatttttcacagactttctacatataaaaaatttgaccccaac
This genomic window contains:
- the LOC131430018 gene encoding leukocyte elastase inhibitor-like isoform X2, which gives rise to MDKRYVLSVVALVISLVHAQTNVQVQNRQIWHNYCSAAARGNLFASYQAFSPICASYSPETCCDVVAQAIRSYPDMQLCRTKSGFQLGAVGCGVDRKTSSPEVPVRRSEPSPTTGTVPTSTVEVVEIVFNYNPHDNVRVSIPVPKTSTIQANSGSQRPTAGQKTQNARPTGQLGQQSQNPAPNRRPTPNEETSDYDEEMPAVMVNTPGYQATEFALNLCRSIGGPNNGDSVISPLLPQLLLANLVDVANPTTKQQLLKAIRLYPEQLDKLTKSLRDVSKSSVNTVEFASVNFVAGDLKLNKTYSEDARLRNVEVLAIDFRQPNQAARIANKWVSEKTHHLINEIVSPGSVSPDTRLLLANSIYFKGKWKYAFIQTEPAKFEAAPGHGQQVNSMYQLNKLRYGEINFPDDNGLRWVELPYEGDTLAMLIFLPTQRHQLEASFRQLRPEDLARVLAELDTSYIKTKVNVHLPKFTVTDSVSLNGALERLGVGSIFHDGDALRYLSNEATVVSDVTQRTYLSVDELGTKATSVASLSIVPLSITPEYREIRFNVDQPFLVMIVDKRERYPVFIGRIYDPQE
- the LOC131430018 gene encoding leukocyte elastase inhibitor-like isoform X1 yields the protein MDKRYVLSVVALVISLVHAQTNVQVQNRQIWHNYCSAAARGNLFASYQAFSPICASYSPETCCDVVAQAIRSYPDMQLCRTKSGFQLGAVGCGVDRSSTDSIQDQPEPSNFHFPTETSSPEVPVRRSEPSPTTGTVPTSTVEVVEIVFNYNPHDNVRVSIPVPKTSTIQANSGSQRPTAGQKTQNARPTGQLGQQSQNPAPNRRPTPNEETSDYDEEMPAVMVNTPGYQATEFALNLCRSIGGPNNGDSVISPLLPQLLLANLVDVANPTTKQQLLKAIRLYPEQLDKLTKSLRDVSKSSVNTVEFASVNFVAGDLKLNKTYSEDARLRNVEVLAIDFRQPNQAARIANKWVSEKTHHLINEIVSPGSVSPDTRLLLANSIYFKGKWKYAFIQTEPAKFEAAPGHGQQVNSMYQLNKLRYGEINFPDDNGLRWVELPYEGDTLAMLIFLPTQRHQLEASFRQLRPEDLARVLAELDTSYIKTKVNVHLPKFTVTDSVSLNGALERLGVGSIFHDGDALRYLSNEATVVSDVTQRTYLSVDELGTKATSVASLSIVPLSITPEYREIRFNVDQPFLVMIVDKRERYPVFIGRIYDPQE
- the LOC131430018 gene encoding leukocyte elastase inhibitor-like isoform X3 yields the protein MDKRYVLSVVALVISLVHAQTNVQVQNRQIWHNYCSAAARGNLFASYQAFSPICASYSPETCCDVVAQAIRSYPDMQLCRTKSGFQLGAVGCGVDQTSSPEVPVRRSEPSPTTGTVPTSTVEVVEIVFNYNPHDNVRVSIPVPKTSTIQANSGSQRPTAGQKTQNARPTGQLGQQSQNPAPNRRPTPNEETSDYDEEMPAVMVNTPGYQATEFALNLCRSIGGPNNGDSVISPLLPQLLLANLVDVANPTTKQQLLKAIRLYPEQLDKLTKSLRDVSKSSVNTVEFASVNFVAGDLKLNKTYSEDARLRNVEVLAIDFRQPNQAARIANKWVSEKTHHLINEIVSPGSVSPDTRLLLANSIYFKGKWKYAFIQTEPAKFEAAPGHGQQVNSMYQLNKLRYGEINFPDDNGLRWVELPYEGDTLAMLIFLPTQRHQLEASFRQLRPEDLARVLAELDTSYIKTKVNVHLPKFTVTDSVSLNGALERLGVGSIFHDGDALRYLSNEATVVSDVTQRTYLSVDELGTKATSVASLSIVPLSITPEYREIRFNVDQPFLVMIVDKRERYPVFIGRIYDPQE